In Blattabacterium cuenoti, the genomic window AATCTGCTCTTTGCATATTAAGATGTTCCGTAATATCTCTTTTCATATTATATGCTTTTATGAAAAAAGATTTAACTACTTGGATTTTATTATCCATTATCATAGGAATAGAAATGGGATTGGATATCCCAAAATTTGCTATAGAACTCAGATTTTTATCTCAAATATTTTTGAGATTGATCAAGACTATCATTGCTCCAATATTATTTTCAACTCTAGTAGTTGGAATAGCAAGTCATTCTAATATTAAACAATTAGGTAGTATGGGATGGAAATCCCTGCTATATTTTGAAGTGGTGACAACTTTAGCTTTGTTTGTTGGTCTTATTGCTATTAATGTATCTCAAGCTGGAGTAGGCATTGTTATGCCTTCAGGAATAACGGAACAACAATTACCCAAAGTAGAAAGTAGAACTTGGCAAGACACAATTCTTCATGTATTTCCGGAAAATTTTATAAAATCCATATATCATGGAGATGTATTACCAATAGTAGTATTTTCCGTTATATTTGGTATATCCATGGTTTTCTTAGAAGATAAAAAACGGAGTCCTATATTGCAATTTGCAGAGAGTCTTTCAGAAATCATGTTTAAATTTACTAAAATTATCATGTATTTTGCTCCTATAGGAGTTGGGTCTGCCATTGCTTATACAGTGGGGCATATGGGTTTGGATATTTTATATAATTTATTTCAATTATTACTAACTCTTTATATTGCTTTACTGATTTTTTTGA contains:
- a CDS encoding dicarboxylate/amino acid:cation symporter; protein product: MSIGMKIKKEKVLLIAFLSVLAYIFIHLSKSLLGLDKSALCILRCSVISLFILYAFMKKDLTTWILLSIIIGIEMGLDIPKFAIELRFLSQIFLRLIKTIIAPILFSTLVVGIASHSNIKQLGSMGWKSLLYFEVVTTLALFVGLIAINVSQAGVGIVMPSGITEQQLPKVESRTWQDTILHVFPENFIKSIYHGDVLPIVVFSVIFGISMVFLEDKKRSPILQFAESLSEIMFKFTKIIMYFAPIGVGSAIAYTVGHMGLDILYNLFQLLLTLYIALLIFLIVVLLPILLWIKVPLKGFVKALTEPVSLAFATTSSESALPLLMENLEKLGVPRKIIAFVIPTGYSFNLDGTTLYLSLATVFVAQASGIPLSFSQQIFIGLTLILTSKGVAGVPRASLVILLATVASFGLPTWPILAIIGIDELMDMARTTVNVIGNGLASCVIARSEGELDDKKMLDYIKNENDL